A section of the Glandiceps talaboti chromosome 8, keGlaTala1.1, whole genome shotgun sequence genome encodes:
- the LOC144438593 gene encoding uncharacterized protein LOC144438593, protein MWRILQNVQRGFRQVHHSQPLRTTNVSQQSKKREDEAGEVISSRQPESKHTQVHIARFHSRVHSESSGHKHGGDNEREDWRSFKQHFNWSSCDQKTRICEAMGWGTAIVVGLQLCRQLGRINWWSDDDEKQRFQRAVYRFAYAMPKYVGGRPTTRASILAEGKNQQDTGKTKTPGEILDEASTHFEYLANESTGSVLNIVGLSQVQDGSLVKAAEQFRLASDLGYTKSLYNLGLCYEQGIGVTKSLQKAAEYYKLAAEKGHPMALYNLAVFYLLGLGGLPKDTHKAVELMEEAAEKGLQQAQVYMGIYYTEEPHQDMDRAVTFFEEGCKEEDAESQYYLGICYEQGWGVVTNEAKAADLYSKSAKQGHSAAQYNLAIFHELGMGGLPENREYARELYKEASQAGLEAATQSLERMEDEDRQRLKHDSVKLSQRETVTLPDTKSTSQSKMTEKQRSLHVSMSSPSLSSMVQQNDDDHHREQYNKPEWLNTGSISVLDLFIPRIFKGLPTPLKKNSESLNEINSNFDRGEWLKEYGVYDTGSFQMEKQPLKGSFSVAVI, encoded by the exons ATGTGGAGAATATTGCAAAACGTACAGAGAG GGTTTAGACAAGTCCATCATAGCCAGCCTCTTCGTACCACCAATGTCTCACAACAGAGTAAGAAGAGAGAGGATGAAGCCGGTGAGGTGATTTCTAGTCGTCAACCGGAGTCTAAACATACACAGGTCCACATTGCAAG GTTTCACTCGAGAGTACACTCAGAATCATCCGGACACAAACATGGCGGTGACAACGAAAGAGAAGACTGGAGAAGCTTTAAACAGCATTTCAATTGGTCATCATGTGACCAGAAGACCAGGATATGTGAAGCTATGGGATGG GGAACCGCCATCGTTGTTGGTTTACAGCTTTGTCGACAGCTAGGAAGAATAAACTGGTGGTCAGACGACGATGAAAAACAACGTTTTCAACGTGCAGTCTATAGATTTGCATATGCTATGCCAAAATATGTCGGCGGGCGTCCAACAACACGTGCAAGTATCCTCGCAGAAGGGAAGAACCAACAAGATACTGGGAAGACAAAAACA CCTGGAGAAATTCTAGATGAAGCATCAACCCACTTTGAATACCTTGCCAATGAAAGCACTGGATCTGTTCTCAATATAGTTGGACTTAGCCAAGTACAAGATGGTAGTCTAGTGAAAGCTGCTGAACAGTTCCGTTTGGCCTCTGATTTAGGCTATACTAAGTCTCTCTATAACTTAGGACTGTGTTATGAGCAAGGCATAGGAGTTACAAAGAGTCTTCAAAAA GCAGCAGAATATTACAAGTTAGCAGCAGAGAAGGGTCATCCAATGGCTTTGTATAATCTAGCTGTGTTTTATTTACTTGGCTTGGGTGGTTTACCTAAAGACACACATAAAGCTGTAGAGTTGATGGAAGAAGCAGCAGAGAAAGGGCTCCAACAG GCCCAAGTATACATGGGCATTTACTATACAGAGGAACCACATCAGGACATGGATAGAGCTGTTACTTTCTTTGAGGAAGGGTGTAAAGAGGAG GATGCAGAGAGTCAGTATTATTTGGGTATATGTTATGAGCAAGGCTGGGGAGTTGTTACTAATGAAGCCAAAGCAGCAGATTTGTATAGCAAGTCAGCAAAGCAAGGCCACTCAGCTGCACAGTATAACCTAGCCATCTTTCATGAACTTGGAATGGGTG GGCTTCCTGAAAACAGAGAGTATGCCAGAGAACTGTACAAAGAAGCTAGTCAAGCAGGATTAGAGGCGGCAActcaaagtttggagagaatggAGGACGAAGACAGGCAGA GATTGAAACATGACAGTGTAAAGTTATCACAAAGAGAAACAGTAACATTACCTGACACAAAATCTACCTCCCAGTCCAAGATGACTGAGAAACAAAGATCACTGCATGTGTCAATGTCATCTCCATCTTTGTCAAGTATGGTACAACaaaatgatgatgatcatcACCGAGAACAATATAATAAACCCGAGTGGTTGAACACTGGATCTATTTCCGTACTCGATTTGTTTATTCCAAGGATCTTTAAAGGACTTCCTACACCACTGAAGAAAAACAGTGaaagtctgaatgaaataaacagtAACTTTGATAGAGGAGAATGGTTGAAAGAGTATGGGGTGTATGACACTGGATCATTTCAGATGGAAAAACAACCACTCAAAGGTTCATTTAGTGTTGCAGTTATCTAG
- the LOC144438876 gene encoding replication factor C subunit 3-like, giving the protein MSLWVDKYRPTLLGKLDYHKEQAANLKKLVQCGDFPHLLVYGPSGAGKKTRIMCLLRELYGSGVEKLRLEHQTFTTPSNRKIEITTIASNYHIEVNPSDAGFHDRVVIQELIKTMAQSNQLEVSSQKEFKVVVLTEVDHLTKDAQHALRRTMEKYMSTCRIILCCNSTSKVIPAIRSRCLGIRVPAPSEEEVCQILHNVCKKEGLSLPSELSKKIAEKSGRNLRKALLMCEACKVQQYPFNPDQEVTEADWEVFLRETANAIVQQQTPKRLLEVRGRLYELLTHCIPPEVIIKGLLAELVINCDGQLKGEVTQMAAFYEHRIQQGAKAIYHLEAFVAKFMSIYKRFLEEGMAAMDF; this is encoded by the exons ATGAGTTTATGGGTTGATAAATACAGACCGACACTACTGGGAAAGCTTGATTATCACAAGGAGCAAGCAGCAAATCTGAAGAAACTG GTACAATGTGGTGATTTCCCACATCTGCTAGTATATGGACCATCAGGTGCTGGTAAGAAGACTCGAATCATGTGTCTACTACGTGAACTTTATGGTTCCGGTGTCGAGAAATTACGTCTTGAACATCAAACATTTACG ACACCATCTAACAGGAAGATTGAAATTACAACTATTGCCAGTAATTACCATATTGAAGTCAACCCAAG TGATGCCGGTTTCCATGACAGAGTTGTTATTCAAGAACTTATCAAGACAATGGCACAGTCCAATCAGCTGGAAGTATCATCACAGaaagagttcaaag TTGTTGTTCTGACTGAGGTTGACCATCTTACTAAGGATGCCCAACATGCCCTTCGTCGTACGATGGAAAAGTACATGTCTACTTGTCGTATTATTCTTTGTTGTAACTCAACAAGTAAAGTTATACCAGCCATTAGAAGCAGATGTCTTGGGATCAGAGTTCCAGCACCCTCTGAAGAAGAG GTATGTCAAATTTTACACAATGTATGCAAGAAAGAAGGACTTAGTTTACCAAGTGAACTCAGTAAGAAGATAGCAGAGAAGTCTGGTCGTAATCTGAGAAAGGCTTTGTTGATGTGTGAAGCCTGCAAAGTTCAACA ATATCCATTTAACCCAGACCAAGAAGTCACGGAAGCAGACTGGGAAGTTTTCCTTCGAGAAACGGCCAATGCTATTGTTCAGCAACAAACACCTAAAAG GCTTTTAGAAGTCAGAGGAAGATTATATGAACTGCTAACACATTGTATACCACCAGAAGTTATTATAAAG GGTTTACTGGCTGAGTTGGTTATCAATTGTGATGGACAACTGAAAGGTGAAGTCACTCAGATGGCAGCATTTTATGAACACCGAATTCAACAAGGAGCCAAAGCTATTTATCACTTGGAGGCCTTCGTTGCCAAGTTCATGAGTATCTACAAGAGATTTTTAGAGGAAGGCATGGCAGCCATGGACTTCTAA